Genomic window (Melioribacteraceae bacterium):
TTGTAGGTCCGGCAACATCCATCAGATCCTGGTAAGTTCTTGGTTTTACAGAGGAGTATCCGTGAAAATCCTGCTCTAAAAAATAAACGTTGAAATTGGAATTTTGAGAAAGAGACCCCAATCCCTGCTCTTTTAGGTTCAAGATTCTATATGGTTCAGAGTCTTTTTGATTTTTAATTGCCGTAAGATAATCGGGTTGGGCAAATATATTTTTAAAATCAGTATCATCTGAATAATGAGCACCTCGTGAGCCGATTCTAAAAAGATCTATTAGAATAAATAACGCAACAATTATTACAGCAATACTAATATTTAATTTATTCTTTATATAAAGATATAGTGCGCCGAAAGCCGCAAATGTAAAGAACATACTTAGAATTAAGTCGGTTCTGAATGTATCTGCCATCCAAGTGTGAATTTGTTGGAAACGCATTCCTTTTTCACCGGCACTTTGAATGTGGGAAATAAACCAATCGCCAATTACTGAACCGAGAACAATTGATAACAAAAATGCAGATCCGAAAACAATTGTAAGGATACGGATTGGCTTTTCTATCTTTAAGTCATTCTGGTTCTTCAAATCAATTAATTGCATAATCCCGAGTCCCGCAACTATCGGAAACGAAATTTGAATTATTGTAAGAATCATAGATGGAACACGGAATTTATTGAAGAAAGGCATATAGTGATAAAACAGATCATAGATAAGAGGAAAGTTTTTCCCGAACGACATCAATAGGAAAAGTATTACTACAACGCCTAAAAACTGCACGAAGGGATCTTTTCTTTTTATATAGAAACCAAATAGACCCAAGAAGAAAACTATTGACCCCATATACATTGCAACATCAACAAAAGGCATGGGCCCAAAGTAAGTATTAACTTGAACAGGCTCATTGTTTGTTAATGGACCTTGATAAGTGGTGTTTCCGAAACCATAATAGGAAGGAACAATAAAAGTCATTATTTCGCCGGGAGAAAATGACCAGTTGGTTGCGTAATCATAAAACTCCTGTTCACTTTTTTGTTCGTCGGCTTGAGCAATAATACTTTTTGTTCCGCGTGTTGAGGTTTGATTATATTCCCACAATGAAGCATAAGTATCCAGCGACATTAACATCGCAACAATTATTGAAACTACCACCACTCCGATCGATTTAAATAATTGCTTTGTGAGGGACTTATCTTTCCCCAATAATGATTTTATAAAATAAAAGATATAATAAATAGCTACGGTCAAGAAAATGTAAAATATTATTTGAACGTGAGCGCCAAGAACAACAAAATGCATAAACGCTATCATTATTAAAACATCTAATAGCTTTATCCTTTCATTGAACCTCAACAGCATCATCAATATCAATGGGAAAGCTGCAAGACTAATCATTTTTGTAATATGCCCCACAAAAACAAAAAACACAATTCCCGTACTAAATGTTGCCGCAAGAGCCACAGCAAGACTTATCAGCGCATCAGCTTTTCTGGATCTCATAAAAAAGAAACTTGTAAGAGCAATCAAAAATAAGTTTATGGTGTGCATTGCATATTCAACAGAAAAAACTTGTCCCAACAAATATTTTCCATAAGAATATATATTGCCAATCAAATCCCACCAGCGCAATTCAGTGCCGGTTGCATATGCCGGTATTCCACAAAAAATGTATGGATTCCACAATGAAAATCCCTCACGATCTTTTTCGACATAACTAGTCATACTTTTAATTGTAATAATATCGCCCGACTGAAAACTCTTGCCACCGAAATACATAGGATTGAAAAAAATTATAAAGACAAGAACAATTAATCCTATTGCGGCAAGATTATGAAATTTTTGCGGGATCAATTTATCAAGATCAAAGCCCGATGGTTTTTGAGTGGATTCACTTTTTGACTGCTTTGCCATTTTATCTCCAAAAAATCTTATTTATTTAATATTACTTGAACGTAATTATTCCAACTGTATTTTCTTGAACTTTCCAACACACTTTTATTGTCAATAGGATTGTTGAGAGCATGTAACATAGTATTATAAAGGGAATCTTCATTTTCCGGCTCGGCAAAATAACCATTAATTCCATCTTGAATGGTATCCAAAAAATGCCCGGCTTTCACGGCAATAGAGGGAACTCCGAAGTTATATGCTATTGATTCAACTCCCGATGGGGTTGCAATTGTATAGTATAAAAAATTATAATCGGCAGATTGATAGTATTTATAAACCTCTTCGTTGGGGATATATTTATTAATAACCACGCAATTATCGTTAATGTTATATTCTTCGATTAATTGGAGTGGACTGTAATCGCTCTCAGTATTCTGATTTTTCGCAAATATTTTTTTAACTGATGAAAAGAGAAGATGTTTAACTTTGGTTGAGAGTTTTCTCTTATTTAATGTGCTCCAAAATGATTCCCCGACAATTAAAAGAGAAACATCTTTTCTTTCTTTACATAGTTTTGCAAATGCGGGAATTATATGATGTAGTCCTTTATATTTTCTGATGAAGCCAAAAAAAAGAAACACATGTTTTTTTAAACCCAGCTCCCGCTTAAATCCATCGGCATTAAAATCAATATTAGATTTATATATGTCATAAATGGGGTGGTAAAGATTCAAAATATTCTTTTTGTCTGAAACTCTTTCCCCGTTTTTAGAAATGACAAAATCCCATTCGGGGAAAACTCTTTTTAACTCATCAATTGTCCGGGGAGAGTGAACGATAAATGTATCACCGTTGGATAAAGCATATTTAAGAAAGTATTTATCAATACTGGTTTGTTCTTTCTGTTCAACAACATGTAGATCGAATATAATTTCACAATTTATTTTCTTTTTAATTTTAGAAGAAATAAAACCAAGAGGCAATCCCTGCACAGCCACAGCCCATTGTATAATAATAATTTCGGGAGAGATTTCTTCAATTAAATTTACAGTTGAGTGCCAACTAAAGGGGTTATTGTAGTTAGTAACATATCTTATTTTTACTTTACTGTTTTCAAGAATATCAGATTGACTGCTTCGGTCAATAAAGTCGCGCGGAATAATTGCCGGATATTGATTCTTCCACGATACTAAATGAATTTCTACATCATCAAAGTTGGATATTGTCCTGGCAAGAGAAGCGGTAAATAAAGCAATTCCACCCTTGAAAATTGGACCGGGACCGAATACTACAATCTTTCTCATAATCTCCAAAAAGGTTACGCAGTTAGTGTCGAAAAATAAAGAAAATTAAGGGAATAAGTGGCAGACCTTTAGAAGAGGTTTTATTCTATTGCCGAGTACATTTCCGTGGTGTTTCTTCAGTGGCAATCAGATATTTTATAGTGAATACAATTACTATTCTATTTTGGAGCTAGTGCGTTATTTCCTATTTAATTAAAATTAATTTCTTTGTCTGACTGTATGAATCTACATCAAGGCGGTAAAAGTAAACCCCGCTTTCCAGCTTTGATCCATCAAATACAATTTCATAGTTGCCGCCCGATTGCCGGCTATTGACAAGGGGGGCAATTTTTTGACCTAATAAATTATAAATAGCAAGAACCACATTTTTAGTTTCGCCGTCGAGGCTCTCTGGTATCGTATATTTTATTACTGTAATTGGATTAAATGGATTGGGATAATTCTGATATAGTTGATAATCGTTAATTATAGAAAGATCATTTTCTTCAACATTTACAGCTCCACCTTTTTGCCAAACGCTAACTTTACCGCCAAATTGTGTGCCTGTTACAACTCTAGTTCCGTCATAACTAAAGTTTACCGGGACAACTGAATTTGTGTGGGCTCCTCTAAACATGACAGTCCCGCCCGAAACATCAAATATATTTAAATGCTTATCCTCCGAGCCAGTTGCCAGTCGAGTGCCGTCGGGTGAACATCTAATCGCTTTATGCCAACCTGATCCCGAGATCTGTTTATCCCACAGCAGTACACCATTAGCGGCATCAAAAAGACGAACATAACCATTGTTTGAACTTAAGAATACTTTCTTGCTATCGGGAGTAAACCCGGAATCCAAAAACCTTTCGGTTAATGTCTTTGTCCATAGAACATCACCGGATGAGGCATTTAACATTGTTACTACCTGCCAGTCAGTTCCAATTATTATGCTGTTTCCATCGGGAGAATAAGAAACTGTATAAATAATAGGTCCACTTTTATAGGTCCAAAATTTAGAACCATTTAAACTGTTCCATAAAATTGCCTCTCTGTCAGATAAATCTCCCCCTCCGGAAATTACTTTGCCGCCATCTTTGCTGAATTGAATACTGTTTACAGGACCTTTAGTTGTTCCTTCCCAAATAGTAGTGCCATCCGCGGTGTTAATCATTACCACTTTTCCGTTCGAACGATCTAGTTCGCGCCCAATAACAATTCTATCGCCGTTCGAACTTAAATCAAAACACTCGGCAATATTATTATTAATCCAGATCTGATTGCCATCTGAAGCATTTAACGCAAGAGTACTAGCTCCAGAAATGTAAATTTTACTCATATCTGGGCTAAACCGGCCAAAACCTGCCGACGCTGATTTTGACCATATTAAGTGCCCTGTTTCAGCATTAAAAAGTTTTACAGAATTTTCAGAAGTAGTACCCTCAATCGCCAACACTTTTTTACCATCGGGACTAAAACAGACATCGAACACATGCCATCCATGATCCGCATCCCACAATTTTAGGTAATTCTCAATTGATTGGGCCGCCAATGATGAGCAGAGTAAAAATAAGATGGTCAACGTTTTGGAAGTTAAAAGGAGAGAATTCATAATTACTCCGAATAGTTAATTTTTAGATGATCTCTATTCGATGGAAAATATAAACTGAACTATATTTTAATTGTAAGATTCTTCAACTCATATTATGCGATAACTTTGATTTATAACCTAAATCCTTTCTGTTTTGATATGAATTATTATAAACATAAGATGTGGCCTAAATAATGTCAAACACTTTCTTAGGATGATATACGTAATATGATTTAAAGCAGAATTTTAATTTAAAATGCGCTTCGAAAAAGATCGTGAAAAATTTATGGAAATGATGGAGCGGCATTTTTACTGGGAATGAAACCAACAACTCTTCAAAGTAAA
Coding sequences:
- a CDS encoding PQQ-binding-like beta-propeller repeat protein produces the protein MNSLLLTSKTLTILFLLCSSLAAQSIENYLKLWDADHGWHVFDVCFSPDGKKVLAIEGTTSENSVKLFNAETGHLIWSKSASAGFGRFSPDMSKIYISGASTLALNASDGNQIWINNNIAECFDLSSNGDRIVIGRELDRSNGKVVMINTADGTTIWEGTTKGPVNSIQFSKDGGKVISGGGDLSDREAILWNSLNGSKFWTYKSGPIIYTVSYSPDGNSIIIGTDWQVVTMLNASSGDVLWTKTLTERFLDSGFTPDSKKVFLSSNNGYVRLFDAANGVLLWDKQISGSGWHKAIRCSPDGTRLATGSEDKHLNIFDVSGGTVMFRGAHTNSVVPVNFSYDGTRVVTGTQFGGKVSVWQKGGAVNVEENDLSIINDYQLYQNYPNPFNPITVIKYTIPESLDGETKNVVLAIYNLLGQKIAPLVNSRQSGGNYEIVFDGSKLESGVYFYRLDVDSYSQTKKLILIK
- a CDS encoding glycosyltransferase — protein: MRKIVVFGPGPIFKGGIALFTASLARTISNFDDVEIHLVSWKNQYPAIIPRDFIDRSSQSDILENSKVKIRYVTNYNNPFSWHSTVNLIEEISPEIIIIQWAVAVQGLPLGFISSKIKKKINCEIIFDLHVVEQKEQTSIDKYFLKYALSNGDTFIVHSPRTIDELKRVFPEWDFVISKNGERVSDKKNILNLYHPIYDIYKSNIDFNADGFKRELGLKKHVFLFFGFIRKYKGLHHIIPAFAKLCKERKDVSLLIVGESFWSTLNKRKLSTKVKHLLFSSVKKIFAKNQNTESDYSPLQLIEEYNINDNCVVINKYIPNEEVYKYYQSADYNFLYYTIATPSGVESIAYNFGVPSIAVKAGHFLDTIQDGINGYFAEPENEDSLYNTMLHALNNPIDNKSVLESSRKYSWNNYVQVILNK
- a CDS encoding YfhO family protein, producing MAKQSKSESTQKPSGFDLDKLIPQKFHNLAAIGLIVLVFIIFFNPMYFGGKSFQSGDIITIKSMTSYVEKDREGFSLWNPYIFCGIPAYATGTELRWWDLIGNIYSYGKYLLGQVFSVEYAMHTINLFLIALTSFFFMRSRKADALISLAVALAATFSTGIVFFVFVGHITKMISLAAFPLILMMLLRFNERIKLLDVLIMIAFMHFVVLGAHVQIIFYIFLTVAIYYIFYFIKSLLGKDKSLTKQLFKSIGVVVVSIIVAMLMSLDTYASLWEYNQTSTRGTKSIIAQADEQKSEQEFYDYATNWSFSPGEIMTFIVPSYYGFGNTTYQGPLTNNEPVQVNTYFGPMPFVDVAMYMGSIVFFLGLFGFYIKRKDPFVQFLGVVVILFLLMSFGKNFPLIYDLFYHYMPFFNKFRVPSMILTIIQISFPIVAGLGIMQLIDLKNQNDLKIEKPIRILTIVFGSAFLLSIVLGSVIGDWFISHIQSAGEKGMRFQQIHTWMADTFRTDLILSMFFTFAAFGALYLYIKNKLNISIAVIIVALFILIDLFRIGSRGAHYSDDTDFKNIFAQPDYLTAIKNQKDSEPYRILNLKEQGLGSLSQNSNFNVYFLEQDFHGYSSVKPRTYQDLMDVAGPTNPTLWRMLNVKYIAVDKPVQIPGFTEIASNPNTVVYKNENALPRVYLVDSVATLPSLEVINLIKDNSFDPKKLAFLEAENIKTEKPDSSASSKIIKYDETLIQVEVNASGNNFLFLGDTYYPNGWKAFINGSETPIYRANHGFRGVLVPKGKHLVEFKYEPKSFVLGKYISLALNLALIGLFIASILFSKKHKAKQ